In the genome of Clostridiales bacterium, one region contains:
- the infA gene encoding translation initiation factor IF-1, whose amino-acid sequence MPREDNIETEGVVIEAMRGTMFKVRLSNGHIITATLSGKLRVNYIRVMPGDHVKIEMSPYDITKGRIIWRGKN is encoded by the coding sequence GTGCCAAGAGAAGATAACATAGAAACCGAAGGCGTAGTGATTGAAGCCATGCGCGGAACTATGTTTAAAGTTAGATTATCCAACGGGCATATTATTACCGCTACATTGTCGGGGAAACTAAGGGTAAACTACATAAGAGTGATGCCCGGGGATCATGTTAAGATAGAGATGTCGCCCTATGACATCACAAAAGGGCGCATAATCTGGCGCGGAAAAAATTAA